One Acidobacteriota bacterium DNA segment encodes these proteins:
- a CDS encoding RNA-binding protein — translation MKLYVGNLGFMMTDGQLHSLFAEHGAVNSAVVIRDHDSGRGKGFGFVEMSDTEAQRAMESLNGKDLDGRPLTVNEARPMRQNPDGGSRGGFQKRSRGFSHGQ, via the coding sequence ATGAAACTGTACGTAGGTAATTTGGGTTTTATGATGACCGACGGTCAACTGCACTCCCTCTTTGCGGAGCACGGAGCAGTGAACAGCGCGGTAGTGATTCGCGATCATGATAGCGGGCGAGGAAAAGGCTTCGGCTTTGTAGAAATGTCGGACACCGAGGCGCAACGCGCCATGGAGTCGCTGAACGGAAAAGATTTAGACGGCCGCCCACTCACCGTGAACGAAGCTCGTCCGATGCGGCAAAACCCCGACGGCGGAAGCCGTGGCGGTTTTCAAAAACGGAGCCGGGGATTCAGTCACGGACAATAG